The following coding sequences lie in one Xylocopa sonorina isolate GNS202 chromosome 15, iyXylSono1_principal, whole genome shotgun sequence genomic window:
- the LOC143430721 gene encoding inactive ubiquitin carboxyl-terminal hydrolase MINDY-4B yields MEELEGIKEGTNSPSTSTPVASARGKKHCTEMRSEKPLYLRQKEKIIYPRNTRTLAKTAVVGGRPIDEETCMALRTLVFGNCATPPRPEWARTGFTLRPYGQNLAFGLRAPRNTTRGLVTAVQAIMLKHFLFKCNKEDTPSATPESLLKPSYDRQIDVLTSSLAEIVWRCAGGFVAQNIGGSPNQSVMGNANVPTAVVVLPQETPYVQHSVQYFQDGLTETLHSFEFQSLQDLEIFIKRYLYLFQDEGGPGAKLLLYSAVLSRGLAKVRADLEDRKGSMLSGCPEEGPTNVVILSLTGRASPHLHNGVLHVGDENTYAVPQWGVLARSEIGFLVHEGDGQLTKQPGSRLKTPSLPIWVTLCHGHHGVLFNTNRELLRNYHAERRFEIQYFTCGGSHAVLTVDTRSSIENDTELEGASKEGLDIAATPLEKLIRSKWQDAYIQWNGTPLM; encoded by the exons ATGGAGGAACTGGAGGGTATCAAAGAGGGTACCAACTCGCCGTCCACCTCGACACCGGTGGCATCGGCGCGTGGAAAGAAACACTGCACCGAAATGCGCTCGGAAAAGCCTCTCTACCTTCGTCAGAAAG AGAAGATTATATACCCGAGGAACACTAGAACGTTGGCTAAGACTGCTGTAGTCGGTGGCAGACCTATCGACGAGGAGACTTGTATG GCTCTGAGAACGTTGGTTTTCGGTAACTGTGCGACTCCGCCGCGACCAGAATGGGCGAGAACCGGATTCACCCTGCGACCTTACGGTCAGAACTTGGCATTTGGATTGCGAGCACCGAGAAACACGACCAGGGGTCTCGTCACAGCTGTACAGGCCATCATGCTTAAGCATTTCCTGTTTAAATGCAACAAAGAGGACACTCCGAGTGCCACCCCGGAAAG CCTGCTGAAACCGTCGTACGACAGACAAATCGATGTCCTGACATCGTCGTTAGCGGAGATCGTTTGGCGTTGCGCCGGTGGTTTCGTCGCGCAAAACATTGGTGGCTCGCCAAATCAAAGTGTCATGGGAAACGCGAACGTGCCCACGGCCGTGGTGGTTCTGCCGCAAGAGACGCCGTACGTGCAGCATAGCGTGCAATACTTTCAGGATGGTCTCACGGAGACC CTACATTCGTTCGAGTTTCAGTCTCTGCAGGATTTGGAGATATTTATCAAAAGATATCTATACTTG TTCCAAGACGAGGGTGGCCCTGGCGCTAAATTATTATTGTACAGTGCCGTACTTTCCAGGGGACTTGCCAA AGTACGAGCTGATCTAGAAGACCGGAAAGGTTCGATGTTAAGCGGCTGTCCGGAGGAAGGTCCCACGAACGTAGTGATTCTTTCGTTAACTGGTCGCGCCTCGCCTCACCTTCACAATGGGGTGTTGCACGTGGGGGATGAAAACACATAC GCTGTACCTCAATGGGGTGTCCTCGCGAGGAGCGAGATAGGATTTCTGGTGCACGAGGGTGATGGCCAATTAACCAAACAGCCTGGCTCTCGTTTGAAAACACCCAGCCTGCCGATTTGGGTCACCTTGTGCCATGGCCACCACGGTGTTTTGTTCAACACGAACCGCGAGCTGCTACGAAATTATCACGCTGAACGACG TTTCGAGATTCAATACTTCACCTGCGGCGGAAGCCACGCCGTTTTGACCGTGGACACCAGATCGAGTATCGAGAATGATACAGAACTCGAGGGCGCGAGCAAAGAAGGCTTAGACATTGCTGCAACGCCCTTGGAGAAACTAATCCGTTCCAA GTGGCAAGATGCTTATATACAGTGGAACGGCACGCCTTTAATGTAA
- the Cad96cb gene encoding protocadherin Fat 4-like Cad96Ca: MRHNILKILPILCCTLRLHAGQLVRDARCFLENGATAAHLFVSEDLPVGDIVGVLGVLGEPGPQGDIELRLQEHDSPVTFSPYSKNLTLVRPLDKEGIDGPASVYVNVICERKHTLDPGFVIPVNIRVTDANDNAPQFVNAPYVLNISEVTVVGTRVLQGVRAVDADQPGPYSTVQYAVLPGPHSDYFVFVNALEGTLVLRKPLDYETLANFSIDIRAQDQGNPPKSSTTTLYVNVIDADDQNPAFQTDQYKIVIPRNITKRRILKLDPAPIKAVDQDVGIDAPVVYTIQGGILPFLTLNPETAEVAITRTLYEHELLSPATIVVKATQIDNPDKYALSTIVVSRESDWTVEPTAGGRLPVRFIRRDHRTTIPENTPPGSVLLTAAVNKVDSNLRFWLVGAIEDLERFSITNSGELILKGTLDYERRVQHSFLVRVTDGHHNDTSRVNVSVEDVNEWEPRFRHPRYEFHAATLREGSIVGKLEAADGDRDDRISLSLRGPDARSFEIRESGELILRSAATINGSLARLVAVASDSGRPPRSSMIPVIVHVPNSGSLPIAARAAPAWLGSSVLLVAVFAAVLGLLGVIILVLILYIYKNKRPKTSGSVSSVGTGYREKSPVPSALSPTPQVLGANMLHDALEIPRRGNRIDGAHSVDENDVQAETAGDDPEDDRRVERDDRNNAESRQVNNDLRNDDLHNPVFAARNYNPAIKSITSARQLPLYARHKVAPAPNPPGLSATSNIPNIGDLVQNMNDLSSKTNLNCESSNYSVDLPDSLLPAWPASSLSQRVKKLSWGDDDGDNDDDDDDDNDDDDDDDDDDRTVDSVQVTAETRSKTNQVGNERLNLTVYF, encoded by the exons ATGAGACACAACATTCTGAAGATCCTGCCAATCCTTTGTTGCACACTGCGTTTACACGCCGGACAAT TGGTCCGCGACGCGAGATGTTTCCTGGAGAATGGTGCCACCGCCGCGCATCTCTTCGTCAGCGAAGACCTGCCCGTCGGTGACATCGTAGGGGTCCTCGGAGTGTTGGGTGAGCCTGGGCCGCAGGGTGACATCGAACTCAGACTCCAGGAGCACGACAGCCCCGTAACATTCTCGCCGTACTCGAAGAATCTGACCCTGGTCAGACCCTTGGACAAAGAGGGCATCGACGGACCCGCCAGCGTCTACGTGAACGTGATCTGCGAACGAAAACACACTCTCGATCCT GGCTTCGTGATACCGGTCAATATTCGCGTGACTGACGCCAATGATAATGCACCTCAGTTTGTGAACGCGCCTTACGTTCTGAATATCTCCGAG GTAACGGTTGTTGGCACAAGGGTTCTTCAAGGAGTAAGAGCCGTGGACGCAGACCAACCGGGTCCTTATTCTACTGTACAATACGCCGTCTTGCCCGGACCACATTCG GACTACTTTGTCTTCGTCAATGCTTTAGAGGGTACACTGGTTCTAAGGAAACCACTCGATTACGAAACGCTCGCCAATTTTTCGATCGACATCCGCGCACAA GATCAAGGAAATCCGCCAAAGTCATCGACCACAACCCTCTACGTAAACGTCATCGACGCGGACGATCAAAATCCTGCCTTCCAAACCGATCAGTACAAAATCGTTATTCCACGAAATATTACCAAG AGAAGGATACTAAAGCTCGACCCAGCTCCAATAAAAGCTGTAGACCAGGATGTAGGGATCGATGCTCCAGTCGTGTACACGATACAAGGAGGAATCCTTCCTTTTCTCACTCTCAATCCGGAAACAGCCGAGGTGGCTATAACTCGAACGCTATACGAGCATGAACTCTTGTCTCCAGCGACAATTGTCGTTAAG GCTACGCAGATCGATAATCCAGATAAATATGCTCTTTCCACCATAGTTGTCTCGCGGGAAAGTGACTGGACCGTGGAACCTACCGCTG GCGGAAGACTGCCGGTAAGATTTATACGAAGGGACCATCGAACTACCATTCCAGAGAATACTCCGCCAGGAAGCGTTTTGCTGACCGCAGCAGTGAACAAAGTAGATTCT AATTTGAGGTTCTGGCTCGTGGGAGCGATCGAAGATCTGGAGAGATTCTCCATCACCAATTCCGGCGAACTAATTTTAAAAGGCACATTAGATTACGAAAGAAGGGTGCAGCACAGTTTTTTGGTTCGCGTTACTGACGGTCATCAT AACGACACGTCACGCGTGAATGTCTCCGTCGAGGATGTAAATGAATGGGAACCTCGATTTCGTCATCCCAGATACGAATTTCACGCTGCAACCTTGAGAGAAGGATCCATTGTCG GAAAACTGGAAGCTGCTGATGGCGACAGAGATGACAGAATTAGTTTATCCCTGAGAGGTCCAGATGCGAG GTCTTTCGAGATTCGTGAGAGTGGAGAATTGATTCTCAGATCAGCAGCGACAATCAACGGCTCCTTGGCCAGACTGGTGGCTGTAGCCTCTGATTCTGGTCGTCCTCCTAG GTCTAGCATGATTCCAGTAATCGTGCACGTACCGAATAGTGGCTCCTTACCGATCGCAGCACGGGCTGCGCCTGCTTGGTTGGGCAGCAGTGTACTGCTGGTTGCCGTCTTTGCCGCCGTGTTGGGTCTCCTCGGGGTTATAATACTTGTTttaattttgtatatatataAGAA TAAAAGACCAAAGACCAGTGGCTCGGTGAGCTCGGTGGGGACTGGTTACCGTGAAAAATCACCGGTTCCATCCGCTTTGAGCCCAACTCCTCAAGTGCTCGGAGCGAACATGTTACACGACGCTCTAGAGATACCTCGGAGGGGCAATCGAATCGACGGTGCCCACAGTGTCGACGAGAACGACGTACAGGCTGAGACTGCTGGAGACGATCCAGAGGACGATCGTCGCGTTGAACGAGACGATCGGAATAATGCCGAATCCCGACAAGTGAACAACGATCTCCGAAACGATGACCTCCACAATCCTGTATTCGCCGCGAGAAACTACAATCCTGCTATTAAAA GTATTACGTCAGCAAGACAGCTGCCTCTTTACGCGAGACACAAAGTGGCACCAGCGCCGAATCCTCCAGGCTTATCAGCGACCTCTAACATACCCAACATTGGCGATCTCGTTCAGAACATGAACGATTTGAGCTCGAAGACTAATCTAAACTGCGAATCCTCCAATTATTCCGTCGACCTTCCGGATTCTTTGCTACCCGCGTGGCCCGCTTCTTCCCTTTCGCAGAGAGTTAAGAAGTTATCTTGGGGGGACGACGAcggcgacaacgacgacgacgacgatgatgacaacgacgacgacgacgacgacgacgacgacgacagg ACAGTCGATAGCGTCCAAGTGACAGCGGAAACCAGATCCAAGACGAACCAGGTGGGGAACGAACGACTTAATCTCACCGTCTACTTTTAA
- the LOC143430618 gene encoding C-type lectin domain family 9 member A, whose product MRRKVSRRVSCLLVFQLCVYMGISVPRSDTNLRNVSTIETRGPWTEILEDWIVSDSKLARTSKVMKLGDKSLTVSSKISSPSKREVTETDLYLLGAIEKLVYRVDFLENRLRRAEELLYYVISGNVDKKEPCPSNYTKIGRNCYHFSNRDFDWKSSASLCRGMGGHLLEFDTDDEKREVFASLQTNSKLKGKTFWTGGLNPGLLWIWASSAKPIYQNTKQTVPGDGRCLKLSYNSTSRLYSYQSDDCGARHKYACKLTVDDESSNKIEKTARMLLHEKH is encoded by the exons ATGAGGCGTAAAGTATCTCGACGTGTGTCCTGTTTGTTGGTCTTCCAGTTATGCGTTTACATGGGAAT TTCAGTGCCCAGATCAGACACGAATTTGCGTAATGTTTCGACGATCGAGACGCGAGGACCGTGGACCGAAATTTTGGAGGACTGGATCGTTTCTGATTCGAAACTAGCAAGGACATCGAAAGTGATGAAACTGGGTGACAAGAGCCTGACCGTTTCGAGCAAGATATCGTCGCCAAGTAAACGAGAAGTGACGGAAACTGATCTCTATCTACTTG GAGCGATAGAGAAGCTCGTGTACAGAGTGGACTTCCTCGAGAATCGACTCAGACGAGCAGAGGAACTCCTGTATTATGTAATCTCCGGGAACGTTGATAAAAAGG AACCATGTCCCTCGAATTACACGAAAATTGGTCGGAATTGCTACCACTTCAGCAATCGCGACTTCGATTGGAAGTCATCAGCCAGCCTCTGTCGAGGGATGGGCGGTCACCTCCTGGAATTCGACACAGACGACGAGAAACGCGAGGTATTCGCCAGTTTGCAAACGAATTCTAAGCTGAAAGGTAAAACCTTTTGGACAGGAGGACTGAATCCGGGTCTCCTTTGGATCTGGGCGAGCAGCGCGAAACCAATTTACCAAAACACTAAGCAAACTGTCCCTGGTGATGGCAG GTGTTTAAAATTATCGTACAACTCGACGTCCAGATTGTACTCTTACCAAAGCGACGATTGCGGCGCAAGGCATAAATACGCTTGTAAATTAACGGTAGACGACGAATCATCGAATAAAATTGAGAAAACAGCGAGAATGCTACTACATGAAAAGCATTAA
- the LOC143430617 gene encoding nicotinamidase isoform X2, translated as MESSSSKSSICGDKDGTVGEFLAQFDFLELNGSLNYENFCSICDKLFTPGEIEQHKWRICEIFRLFDADKDGLLKEKEYKIFCAWARVIYKPVSALLIVDVQNDFIDGSLSLRECEYKQDGTDVVEPINCLVENGCFDKIIYSLDWHPENHISFYENLHLRELHPESKVTKENAKLFDKVMFADPCVEQILWPKHCVMNSWGAALHKDLIVALDSEQVRKGQNPEIDAYSVFFDNNSKAKTELQNILRKSAVTHVYVCGLAYDVCVKATCMDGLRLGYALVFDTDEKE; from the exons ATGGAATCAAGTTCAAGTAAATCATCGATTTGCGGAGACAAAGATGGAACCGTTGGGGAATTCTTAGCTCAGTTTGACTTTCTAGAACTGAACGGTAGTTTGAATTATGAAAACTTTTGTTCAATCTGTGATAAACTTTTTACGCCGGGTGAAATCGAGCAACATAAGTGGAGGATTTGTGAGATTTTTCGATTATTCGATGCAGATAAAGACGGTCTATTGAAGGAGAAAGAATATAAAAT ATTTTGCGCGTGGGCACGAGTGATCTACAAGCCTGTAAGCGCTTTGTTGATCGTGGATGTACAAAACGATTTTATTGATGGCTCTTTATCTCTTCGTGAATGTGAGTACAAGCAGGACGGAACTGACGTAGTGGAGCCGATAAATTGTCTAGTGGAGAACGGATGTTTCGACAAAATTATTTACTCGTTAGATTGGCATCCGGAAAATCACATAAGCTTTTACGAAAATCTGCATTTAAGGGAATTGCATCCTGAATCAAAG GTGACGAAAGAAAATGCCAAGCTCTTCGACAAAGTGATGTTTGCGGATCCTTGCGTCGAGCAAATTCTTTGGCCCAAGCATTGCGTGATGAACTCGTGGGGAGCTGCATTACATAAAGATCTGATCGTTGCACTGGACTCCGAACAG GTACGTAAGGGTCAGAACCCGGAGATCGATGCTTATTCCGTGTTCTTCGATAATAACTCGAAAGCGAAGACCGAGTTGCAAAATATCCTACGAAAGTCGGCGGTGACTCACGTCTACGTGTGCGGCCTCGCGTACGACGTTTGCGTGAAGGCCACGTGCATGGACGGGCTTCGATTGGGATACGCATTGG TATTTGACACCGATGAAAAAGAATAG
- the LOC143430617 gene encoding nicotinamidase isoform X1, whose translation MESSSSKSSICGDKDGTVGEFLAQFDFLELNGSLNYENFCSICDKLFTPGEIEQHKWRICEIFRLFDADKDGLLKEKEYKIFCAWARVIYKPVSALLIVDVQNDFIDGSLSLRECEYKQDGTDVVEPINCLVENGCFDKIIYSLDWHPENHISFYENLHLRELHPESKVTKENAKLFDKVMFADPCVEQILWPKHCVMNSWGAALHKDLIVALDSEQVRKGQNPEIDAYSVFFDNNSKAKTELQNILRKSAVTHVYVCGLAYDVCVKATCMDGLRLGYALAVIDDCCRGVDANNTEDTKKLIDENGGLITNSDDVLAFVNYGKRSLIMAHQYAKGLTSNAGVP comes from the exons ATGGAATCAAGTTCAAGTAAATCATCGATTTGCGGAGACAAAGATGGAACCGTTGGGGAATTCTTAGCTCAGTTTGACTTTCTAGAACTGAACGGTAGTTTGAATTATGAAAACTTTTGTTCAATCTGTGATAAACTTTTTACGCCGGGTGAAATCGAGCAACATAAGTGGAGGATTTGTGAGATTTTTCGATTATTCGATGCAGATAAAGACGGTCTATTGAAGGAGAAAGAATATAAAAT ATTTTGCGCGTGGGCACGAGTGATCTACAAGCCTGTAAGCGCTTTGTTGATCGTGGATGTACAAAACGATTTTATTGATGGCTCTTTATCTCTTCGTGAATGTGAGTACAAGCAGGACGGAACTGACGTAGTGGAGCCGATAAATTGTCTAGTGGAGAACGGATGTTTCGACAAAATTATTTACTCGTTAGATTGGCATCCGGAAAATCACATAAGCTTTTACGAAAATCTGCATTTAAGGGAATTGCATCCTGAATCAAAG GTGACGAAAGAAAATGCCAAGCTCTTCGACAAAGTGATGTTTGCGGATCCTTGCGTCGAGCAAATTCTTTGGCCCAAGCATTGCGTGATGAACTCGTGGGGAGCTGCATTACATAAAGATCTGATCGTTGCACTGGACTCCGAACAG GTACGTAAGGGTCAGAACCCGGAGATCGATGCTTATTCCGTGTTCTTCGATAATAACTCGAAAGCGAAGACCGAGTTGCAAAATATCCTACGAAAGTCGGCGGTGACTCACGTCTACGTGTGCGGCCTCGCGTACGACGTTTGCGTGAAGGCCACGTGCATGGACGGGCTTCGATTGGGATACGCATTGGCTGTGATCGATGATTGTTGCCGTGGCGTTGATGCAAATAATACCGAGGATACTAAAAAGCTAATAGACGAGAACGGAGGCCTGATTACTAACAGCGACGATGTACTCGCGTTTGTCAATTACGGGAAGCGAAGCCTTATCATGGCACACCAGTATGCGAAGGGATTAACCTCGAATGCCGGTGTTCCATGA
- the LOC143430740 gene encoding 5'-deoxynucleotidase HDDC2 — protein MDIKKLQEFMELVGRLKHMKRTGWVLMDVPDPETIAGHMYRMAILSFLVDSKENLDKVKIMQMTLIHDLAECIVGDITPHCGIPPDEKHKREDKAMEEICKLLGDRGPMILEMFREYERQESPEAKYVKDLDRLDLIMQAYEYEKRDNVPGKLEEFFVESTAKIAHPFIKELASEITATRQALCCNSTSDN, from the exons ATGGACATAAAGAAGTTGCAAGAATTCATGGAGCTGGTCGGCCGATTAAAG CACATGAAAAGAACAGGATGGGTTCTTATGGATGTTCCTGACCCAGAAACAATTGCGGGTCACATGTACAGGATGGCCATACTTTCTTTCCTGGTGGATAGCAAAGAGAATTTAGATAAAGTCAA AATCATGCAGATGACTTTAATTCACGATTTAGCCGAATGTATCGTGGGGGACATAACGCCCCACTGTGGTATCCCACCTGACGAAAAACACAAACGGGAAGACAAAGCTATGGAGGAGATCTGTAAACTCCTCGGGGATAGAGGGCCTATGATATTAGAAATGTTTCGT GAATACGAGAGACAAGAATCCCCGGAAGCGAAATATGTTAAGGATCTGGACAGACTGGATTTAATTATGCAAGCGTACGAGTATGAAAAGAGGGATAATGTTCCTGGGAAACTGGAAGAATTCTTTGTTGAATCTACTGCAAAAATTGCACACCCTTTTATCAAGGAACTAGCATCTGAAATTACTGCTACAAGACAAGCGCTATGTTGTAATTCAACTAGTGACAATTAA
- the LOC143430546 gene encoding V-type proton ATPase catalytic subunit A, producing MTSRGLPKIGNEERETKFGYVYAVSGPVVTAEKMSGSAMYELVRVGYYELVGEIIRLEGDMATIQVYEETTGVTVGDPVLRTGKPLSVELGPGILGSIFDGIQRPLKDINELTNSIYIPKGINVPALSRTAVWEFNPSNIKNGSHITGGDLFGVVYENTLVKHKMILPPKSKGTVTYVAPAGNYTVNDVVLETEFDGERHKYTMLQIWPVRQPRPVTEKLPANHPLLTGQRVLDSLFPCVQGGTTAIPGAFGCGKTVISQALSKYSNSDVIIYVGCGERGNEMSEVLRDFPKLTVEIEGVTESIMKRTALVANTSNMPVAAREASIYTGITLSEYFRDMGYNVSMMADSTSRWAEALREISGRLAEMPADSGYPAYLGARLASFYERAGRVKCLGNPDREGSVSIVGAVSPPGGDFSDPVTSATLGIVQVFWGLDKKLAQRKHFPSINWLISYSKYLRALDDFYDKNFPEFVPLRTKVKEILQEEEDLSEIVQLVGKASLAETDKITLEVAKLLKDDFLQQNSYSPYDRFCPFYKTVGMLRNMIAFYDMARHAVESTAQSDNKITWNVIRDSMYNILYQLSSMKFKDPVQDGEAKIRADFDQLHEDIQQAFRNLED from the exons atgacaAGTCGTGGGTTGCCAAAAATTGGAAATGAGGAGAGGGAGACCAAGTTCGGTTATGTATATGCCGTATCTGGTCCTG tgGTCACCGCTGAGAAAATGTCAGGATCCGCCATGTACGAGCTAGTTAGAGTAGGATACTATGAACTGGTAGGAGAAATCATTCGTTTGGAAGGTGACATGGCCACTATCCAG GTATACGAAGAAACCACCGGTGTAACCGTAGGTGATCCCGTCCTACGTACTGGCAAACCATTGTCGGTAGAACTTGGACCTGGTATCCTTGGCAGTATTTTCGATGGTATTCAGAGACCATTGAAGGATATTAACGAGCTCACAAACTCTATTTACATTCCAAAGGGTATTAATGTGCCTGCGCTCTCAAGAACTGCTGTTTGGGAATTTAATCCATCAAATATTAAAAATGGTAGCCATATAACAGGTGGAGATCTGTTTGGTGTGGTTTATGAGAACACATTAGTAAAGCACAAAATGATTTTACCTCCCAAAAGTAAGGGTACCGTTACTTACGTTGCACCAGCTGGCAACTATACGGTTAAC GATGTTGTTCTGGAAACAGAATTTGATGGAGAGAGACACAAGTATACTATGCTTCAG ATATGGCCCGTACGTCAACCTCGTCCAGTTACGGAAAAGTTACCAGCTAATCATCCTTTGCTTACTGGCCAACGAGTTTTAGACTCACTTTTCCC ATGCGTTCAAGGTGGTACCACTGCAATACCCGGTGCCTTCGGTTGCGGTAAAACTGTCATTTCGCAAGCTTTGTCAAAGTATTCGAACTCCGATGTTATCATCTACGTCGGTTGCGGTGAACGTGGTAACGAAATGTCTGAAGTGCTGCGAGACTTTCCTAAATTGACAGTGGAGATCGAAGGTGTCACCGAGTCTATCATGAAGCGTACCGCGTTGGTCGCTAATACTTCAAACATGCCTGTGGCTGCTCGCGAAGCATCTATTTACACAG GTATTACTCTGTCAGAATACTTCAGAGATATGGGTTACAACGTGTCCATGATGGCTGACTCAACATCTCGTTGGGCAGAAGCTCTTCGTGAAATTTCTGGACGATTGGCTGAAATGCCTGCTGATTCCGGTTATCCGGCCTATCTTGGTGCTCGTTTGGCTAGCTTCTATGAACGTGCAGGAAG AGTGAAATGCTTGGGTAATCCTGACCGTGAGGGCTCTGTCAGTATAGTAGGCGCTGTATCACCGCCAGGTGGTGACTTTTCTGATCCTGTTACCAGCGCAACCCTTGGTATCGTGCAG GTATTTTGGGGTCTTGACAAGAAATTGGCACAGCGCAAACACTTTCCATCCATTAATTGGCTTATCTCGTACAGTAAATATCTTCGCGCTCTAGATGATTTCTATGACAAGAATTTCCCAGAATTTGTTCCATTGAGAACAAAAGTGAAGGAGATCCTGCAAGAAGAAGAGGATCTCTCAGAAATTGTACAATTAGTCGGTAAAGCTTCTCTTGCCGAAACTGACAAGATTACTCTGGAAGTCGCGAAACTTCTGAAAGATGATTTTTTGCAACAAAACAG TTATTCACCGTACGACCGCTTCTGTCCGTTCTACAAAACTGTTGGAATGTTGCGAAACATGATCGCATTCTACGATATGGCGAGGCACGCAGTCGAGTCTACTGCACAATCGGACAATAAAATAACGTGGAACGTTATTAGGGATAGCATGTACAATATTCTCTACCAATTGAGTTCTATGAAGTTCAAG gatccaGTGCAAGACGGTGAAGCAAAAATCAGAGCTGATTTTGATCAGTTACACGAGGATATTCAACAGGCATTTAGAAATTTAGAAGATTAA
- the LOC143430739 gene encoding upstream stimulatory factor 1 isoform X1 codes for MDILEQHLEQQDVSAVNAKDDGGTGIVIEEAEIVDCEGETVGEDGMRYQETLAYRVVQVNGSAAGNEIELPVTQPGNNTVQVLTSPINGQFYVIGNANDVFNTAQTSRSLVPRTTTLQIETPRNCTTVLKKRDDRRRATHNEVERRRRDKINNWIAKLGKIIPECNTGTNGNGSGSSEGKANYETQSKGGILSKACEYITELRAANQGLGQCLRDNEKLRQEITALKQLVTQLKRENLQLRSQISSSTGTNTDVVHLSP; via the exons ATGGATATATTGGAGCAGCACCTCGAACAGCAGGATGTCAG CGCTGTTAACGCGAAGGATGACGGTGGCACGGGTATTGTTATTGAGGAGGCGGAAATCGTCGACTGCGAAG GAGAAACTGTCGGAGAAGATGGAATGCGTTACCAAGAAACACTCGCGTATAGAGTAGTCCAAGTGAATGGTTCTGCTGCTGGCAATGAAATAGAACTGCCGGTTACCCAACCAGGAAATAATACTGTACAGGTCCTAACGTCCCCGATAAATGGCCAGTTTTATGTTATTGGAAATGCTAATGATGTTTTCAACACAGCGCAAACCTCCAGATCGTTAGTTCCCAGGACCACCACGTTGCAAATAGAAACACCAAGAAATTGTACTACCGTGTTAAAAAAA agaGACGACAGGAGGAGAGCCACCCATAATGAAGTTGAACGCAGACGAAGAGACAAAATCAATAACTGGATTGCGAAATTGGGGAAAATTATTCCTGAGTGCAATACGGGCACAAACGGTAATGGTAGCGGCAGCAGTGAAGGGAAAGCAAATTACGAAACACAG AGCAAAGGAGGAATTTTATCAAAGGCCTGTGAATATATAACGGAGTTGAGAGCAGCCAATCAAGGATTGGGTCAATGTTTGCGCGATAATGAGAAACTACGGCAAGAAATAACTGCATTGAAACAGCTCGTAACGCAGCTGAAACGCGAGAATCTTCAGCTCAGGTCACAAATCTCATCCTCCACGGGAACGAATACGGACGTCGTTCACTTGAGTCCTTAA
- the LOC143430739 gene encoding upstream stimulatory factor 1 isoform X2 — protein sequence MRYQETLAYRVVQVNGSAAGNEIELPVTQPGNNTVQVLTSPINGQFYVIGNANDVFNTAQTSRSLVPRTTTLQIETPRNCTTVLKKRDDRRRATHNEVERRRRDKINNWIAKLGKIIPECNTGTNGNGSGSSEGKANYETQSKGGILSKACEYITELRAANQGLGQCLRDNEKLRQEITALKQLVTQLKRENLQLRSQISSSTGTNTDVVHLSP from the exons ATGCGTTACCAAGAAACACTCGCGTATAGAGTAGTCCAAGTGAATGGTTCTGCTGCTGGCAATGAAATAGAACTGCCGGTTACCCAACCAGGAAATAATACTGTACAGGTCCTAACGTCCCCGATAAATGGCCAGTTTTATGTTATTGGAAATGCTAATGATGTTTTCAACACAGCGCAAACCTCCAGATCGTTAGTTCCCAGGACCACCACGTTGCAAATAGAAACACCAAGAAATTGTACTACCGTGTTAAAAAAA agaGACGACAGGAGGAGAGCCACCCATAATGAAGTTGAACGCAGACGAAGAGACAAAATCAATAACTGGATTGCGAAATTGGGGAAAATTATTCCTGAGTGCAATACGGGCACAAACGGTAATGGTAGCGGCAGCAGTGAAGGGAAAGCAAATTACGAAACACAG AGCAAAGGAGGAATTTTATCAAAGGCCTGTGAATATATAACGGAGTTGAGAGCAGCCAATCAAGGATTGGGTCAATGTTTGCGCGATAATGAGAAACTACGGCAAGAAATAACTGCATTGAAACAGCTCGTAACGCAGCTGAAACGCGAGAATCTTCAGCTCAGGTCACAAATCTCATCCTCCACGGGAACGAATACGGACGTCGTTCACTTGAGTCCTTAA